In a single window of the Orbaceae bacterium lpD04 genome:
- a CDS encoding PAAR domain-containing protein: MGRNVVRLGDPTTHGGKVISATSSSIVEGKPVALLGDLVDCPKKDHGVNKIIEGSKTCYSDGKPVVIDYCLCECGCKVLSTIKSAEME, from the coding sequence ATGGGTAGAAATGTAGTTAGGCTTGGTGATCCAACCACGCATGGCGGTAAAGTGATTAGTGCCACATCAAGTAGCATTGTTGAGGGTAAACCAGTTGCTTTGCTCGGTGATCTTGTTGATTGTCCTAAAAAAGATCATGGTGTGAATAAAATTATTGAAGGCTCTAAAACCTGTTATTCTGATGGTAAACCTGTCGTAATTGATTATTGCCTTTGCGAATGTGGTTGCAAAGTTCTTTCGACAATTAAATCAGCTGAAATGGAATAA
- a CDS encoding putative type VI secretion system effector, with amino-acid sequence MCYLKFDGNDATYGLELLAEEKNIILPYPILAPKGPLVSIKGQLTEIKMISSFAPISSAFYQSEEVYEKKRRRAKLGAFIGMFNFGPAAAGAALDRPKGSLEMCVYISAKLDGQAIEGWIGYGQFHENDEVVVVVDKSYDTHWQVYAIARPKDHVISVLPGCDQGKKAFLKFSWRFYFTLTVPIVSCLALVIFVIALIFTGWDEAIFAFVSMFILFQFIGACTSRSPYIERRDGDIALAQKIFTALGWQDVRSISLLNMNAQRVKELKKQGQYKHWDPKRDTGTKPSPKYLEYQSGFFYYDENLDKGSTLNNK; translated from the coding sequence ATGTGTTATCTTAAATTTGATGGTAATGATGCAACCTATGGTTTAGAGCTTTTAGCTGAAGAAAAAAATATTATTCTTCCTTACCCCATTTTAGCCCCTAAAGGCCCGCTAGTATCGATTAAGGGGCAACTTACTGAGATTAAAATGATATCCTCATTTGCACCGATATCATCAGCTTTTTATCAAAGTGAAGAGGTTTATGAAAAAAAACGCCGTAGAGCTAAACTTGGCGCATTTATTGGTATGTTTAATTTTGGACCAGCAGCAGCAGGTGCTGCACTTGACCGCCCAAAAGGGTCACTTGAAATGTGTGTGTATATCAGTGCCAAGTTAGACGGTCAGGCGATTGAAGGATGGATTGGATACGGGCAATTCCATGAAAATGATGAAGTTGTCGTAGTCGTTGATAAATCATATGACACACATTGGCAGGTTTATGCTATTGCTAGGCCGAAAGATCATGTTATTTCAGTATTACCAGGTTGTGATCAAGGGAAAAAGGCATTTTTAAAATTTTCGTGGCGTTTTTACTTTACACTAACGGTTCCGATTGTCTCTTGTTTGGCGCTTGTTATCTTTGTCATTGCATTAATTTTTACTGGATGGGACGAAGCTATTTTTGCTTTTGTTTCAATGTTTATTCTATTTCAGTTTATTGGCGCGTGTACAAGTCGAAGTCCCTATATTGAACGACGTGATGGTGATATTGCTTTGGCTCAAAAAATTTTTACAGCATTAGGATGGCAAGATGTAAGGTCTATTAGCCTATTAAATATGAATGCACAGCGAGTTAAAGAGTTGAAAAAACAAGGTCAGTATAAACATTGGGATCCGAAGCGAGATACAGGAACAAAACCCTCACCAAAGTATTTAGAATATCAATCAGGTTTTTTTTACTATGATGAAAATTTGGATAAAGGTAGTACTTTGAACAATAAATAG
- the tssF gene encoding type VI secretion system baseplate subunit TssF produces the protein MDDLIQRYYESEMRYLREAGKEFAKVHPDRASQLNLDRVGDRDPYVERLFEGFAFLMGRLRQKIDDDLPELTESLVTLLWPHYLRLIPSLSITQLNPDYMTLSRQEVVPAGLMMQTEAIGAASTHCKYRTTQDVTLRPIEITQARLNIGSDGRSIITLRLSFSELADFEQFDLSSLRLYLNADAPIASSLHYALTHQVASMHLRYSTDAQSRQRFNGTITPVGFGPDERLWLKPDNAFAGYQLLLEYFTFREKFMFVDLNGLDIRQVPEHCRYIDIELVLKESWPSDMPFDHNNICLHCSPVINLFDLEADPVVVNQLESEYLLRPLLRQDGHVEIYSIENVEAITRNGRYSYVPFTSFKHRGGMLRHDAPERYYHTRVRKGASGLHDTWLILGGKVWDKNQNLESETLSLRVTGTNGMLPRKSLRNARINQLSSAQANIASVKNLSALTQPCYPPTEDRFHWRVLSHLAPNYLSLMNAEVLRGTLALYDWTDNELNRRRLEGIVEVSHRMIKRIEQGMLQRGVEIEVTLNSYQFTGEGDVMLFGELLHQFFALYADVNLFTQLVLVILPTGKKITWDRSKTSRPAL, from the coding sequence ATGGACGATTTAATCCAACGCTATTACGAATCAGAAATGCGTTACCTACGTGAAGCAGGTAAAGAGTTTGCCAAGGTTCATCCTGATAGAGCAAGCCAACTTAATTTAGACCGTGTTGGCGATCGTGATCCTTATGTCGAGCGCTTATTTGAAGGATTTGCTTTTTTAATGGGGCGACTTCGACAAAAAATTGATGATGATTTACCTGAATTAACCGAAAGCTTAGTCACTTTATTGTGGCCACATTACCTGCGCTTAATTCCGTCATTATCAATCACACAATTAAATCCCGATTATATGACGTTATCACGTCAAGAAGTTGTGCCAGCTGGCCTTATGATGCAAACCGAGGCGATTGGCGCTGCAAGCACTCACTGTAAGTACCGAACTACGCAAGATGTGACGCTAAGGCCAATTGAAATAACGCAAGCGCGATTAAATATCGGCAGTGATGGCCGTAGTATTATTACCTTACGTTTGAGCTTTAGTGAGCTTGCTGATTTTGAGCAGTTTGATTTATCATCGTTACGTTTATATCTTAATGCCGATGCACCAATTGCCAGTAGTTTACATTATGCATTAACTCATCAAGTTGCCTCAATGCATTTGCGTTATTCAACTGATGCGCAAAGTCGCCAACGATTTAATGGGACTATTACCCCCGTTGGGTTTGGGCCTGATGAACGTTTATGGCTTAAACCAGACAATGCATTCGCCGGTTACCAATTATTGCTTGAATATTTTACGTTCCGCGAAAAATTTATGTTTGTTGATCTAAATGGCCTTGATATTAGACAAGTTCCTGAGCATTGCCGCTATATTGATATTGAGCTAGTGCTAAAAGAGAGCTGGCCAAGTGATATGCCATTTGACCATAACAACATCTGCTTACACTGTTCGCCAGTAATTAACTTATTTGATTTAGAAGCCGATCCAGTGGTTGTTAATCAATTAGAAAGTGAGTATTTACTTAGGCCGTTATTGCGCCAAGATGGTCATGTTGAAATTTATTCGATTGAAAACGTTGAAGCGATAACGCGCAATGGCCGTTATAGTTACGTTCCCTTTACCAGTTTTAAACATCGTGGCGGAATGTTACGTCATGATGCGCCTGAGCGTTATTACCACACGAGGGTTCGTAAAGGTGCATCGGGCTTACACGATACTTGGCTGATTTTAGGCGGTAAAGTGTGGGATAAAAATCAAAATTTAGAGAGCGAAACACTATCATTAAGGGTGACAGGTACCAATGGTATGTTGCCGCGTAAATCGCTACGTAATGCACGGATTAATCAGTTATCGAGTGCTCAGGCAAATATTGCCAGCGTGAAAAATTTATCGGCGTTAACCCAGCCATGCTATCCGCCAACAGAAGATCGTTTTCATTGGCGAGTGTTATCTCATTTAGCACCTAATTATTTGTCGCTAATGAATGCAGAAGTTTTACGCGGTACTTTGGCGCTATATGATTGGACTGATAACGAACTCAATCGCCGCCGTTTAGAGGGCATTGTTGAGGTTTCGCATCGCATGATAAAACGCATTGAGCAAGGAATGCTACAGCGTGGGGTTGAAATTGAGGTAACACTCAATAGTTATCAATTTACCGGCGAAGGGGATGTGATGTTATTTGGTGAATTATTGCATCAGTTTTTTGCATTATATGCTGATGTTAATTTATTCACGCAGCTAGTGTTAGTCATTTTACCAACAGGGAAAAAAATAACATGGGATCGCAGCAAGACATCACGACCAGCCCTTTAA
- the tssG gene encoding type VI secretion system baseplate subunit TssG, with amino-acid sequence MGSQQDITTSPLMQELEAKLPKMNFYRFCQLLEQMTDTELKLGTSESPVNDPLRFAPSAEMSFPAGELKCIEREPYLNRPVTVRTRFLGLYGVDSVLPPILLDDIVKRKDGYEAMVDFLDIFNHRIITQFYRIWLKHHYPASFMRGGTDPVSQCLLGLTGLGIKGTSEQIGTPVSRFLALLGLVTQHTRTAEGIVGVIKVLVPNCDVEVDEFYPVRMNVPQPAKLGQGGITLGNSAILGKQFLECNQTVLVKIKPRDNTLIDKLLPDGELHNDIMTLLRAYLGYQVDAQLDLHLAARFLPKTQLSSKGARLGQTASLICNADESTNDVIVNLGRYRGIAA; translated from the coding sequence ATGGGATCGCAGCAAGACATCACGACCAGCCCTTTAATGCAGGAGCTTGAAGCCAAGCTGCCAAAAATGAACTTTTATCGTTTTTGTCAGCTGCTCGAGCAAATGACCGATACCGAATTAAAACTCGGAACGAGTGAATCGCCAGTTAATGATCCGCTTCGTTTTGCGCCATCGGCAGAGATGAGCTTTCCTGCTGGTGAATTAAAATGTATTGAGCGAGAACCCTATTTAAATCGGCCAGTTACTGTGCGAACTCGTTTTTTGGGTTTATATGGTGTTGATTCGGTTTTACCGCCCATTTTACTTGATGATATTGTTAAGCGTAAAGATGGTTATGAGGCGATGGTTGATTTTCTTGATATTTTTAACCATCGAATTATTACTCAGTTTTATCGTATTTGGCTAAAGCACCATTATCCAGCAAGCTTTATGCGCGGTGGTACTGATCCTGTTTCGCAATGTTTGCTTGGCTTAACGGGGCTTGGGATCAAAGGAACGAGCGAACAAATCGGTACACCAGTATCGCGCTTTTTAGCATTGCTTGGCCTCGTTACCCAGCATACTCGCACCGCTGAGGGGATTGTTGGTGTAATTAAAGTATTAGTACCTAATTGTGATGTTGAGGTTGATGAGTTTTATCCTGTGCGTATGAATGTTCCACAGCCAGCGAAGCTTGGTCAAGGCGGAATTACGCTTGGTAACTCGGCGATATTAGGTAAGCAGTTTTTAGAATGTAATCAAACAGTATTAGTTAAAATAAAGCCACGCGATAATACGCTAATTGATAAGCTATTACCTGATGGCGAGCTCCATAATGATATTATGACGTTATTGCGTGCTTATTTGGGCTATCAAGTTGATGCGCAGCTTGATTTGCACCTAGCGGCTCGTTTTTTACCTAAAACGCAGCTTTCATCAAAAGGTGCACGATTAGGTCAAACGGCGTCATTAATCTGTAATGCAGATGAGTCAACCAATGATGTGATAGTCAATTTAGGCCGTTATCGTGGGATTGCAGCTTAA
- the tssA gene encoding type VI secretion system protein TssA has protein sequence MLSQLLSLFFSKQDPQETIRTRLDNNWADWLAPISPEKPVGEDLTYHDTFQEIKEEVAKLSGVDYPLIINTSETILKEQSKDVRVATYYSLARLQVDGAAGFADGLELLAGLLEKYGTSLYPSRGHIRKNAIEWLANAKFTDALNKLQPIDQESLSRIIAALNLIDHCNKNLFASDDPNQAAQIPDLDGLIRFFATGLKQPIKSQNAEKPQVATEATYHNDEHKKVEDAAIRSQRDLLDQARRMAAFLREKPDGYLAAGRFLRALRWDTVSHLPPVDNRGRTRLPAPRAELRQNISRLIIQQQWHELFERVEAAFMENANHFWFDLQRAAVLALQKMGEPYQSWAEIYLTDIGLVLERLKGIERLAFDNGTPFADDDTLQWIATTATIHHLDEDTVLAPIAISAENDWNEIEKQALDLASSEGIEKAFLWLQGLPAIRLPKQRYLLQYTQARIAEQSGKTDLALKLLIGLDEQQDSINLQAWEPGLIFDIKQQLLRLLKQKTQLKETNKAQLADDIDRLQHQLIQLDPARALTLI, from the coding sequence ATGCTCAGTCAATTATTGAGTCTATTTTTTAGTAAACAAGATCCACAAGAAACAATTCGTACGCGTTTAGATAATAACTGGGCAGATTGGCTGGCGCCAATTAGCCCAGAAAAACCAGTGGGTGAAGATCTTACCTATCATGATACGTTCCAAGAAATCAAAGAAGAAGTAGCAAAATTATCGGGCGTTGATTATCCGTTAATCATTAATACCAGTGAAACAATCCTTAAAGAACAAAGTAAGGATGTGCGCGTTGCCACTTATTACAGCTTAGCGCGTTTACAAGTCGATGGTGCAGCGGGTTTTGCTGATGGTTTAGAACTACTTGCCGGTTTACTTGAAAAATATGGAACGTCACTGTATCCATCGCGTGGTCATATTCGTAAAAATGCGATCGAATGGTTAGCAAATGCAAAATTTACTGATGCGCTTAACAAGTTACAACCGATCGATCAAGAGAGTTTATCGCGTATTATTGCTGCATTAAATTTAATTGATCACTGCAATAAAAATTTATTTGCCAGTGATGATCCAAACCAAGCTGCACAAATCCCCGATCTTGATGGCTTAATTCGTTTTTTTGCAACGGGTTTGAAGCAGCCGATAAAAAGTCAAAATGCAGAGAAGCCGCAAGTCGCAACCGAAGCCACTTACCATAACGATGAGCACAAGAAAGTTGAAGATGCCGCTATCCGCTCGCAACGTGATTTACTCGACCAAGCGCGGCGAATGGCTGCTTTTTTACGTGAAAAACCCGATGGTTATTTAGCCGCTGGCCGCTTTTTACGCGCACTGCGCTGGGATACCGTTAGCCATCTACCGCCAGTTGATAATCGAGGGCGAACTCGTTTACCCGCGCCGCGCGCTGAGCTAAGACAAAATATTAGTCGCCTAATTATTCAGCAGCAGTGGCATGAGTTATTTGAACGCGTTGAAGCTGCTTTTATGGAAAATGCTAACCATTTTTGGTTTGATTTGCAGCGCGCAGCCGTACTTGCGTTACAAAAAATGGGTGAACCTTACCAAAGTTGGGCTGAAATTTATTTAACCGATATTGGCTTAGTGCTAGAGCGATTAAAAGGAATTGAGCGCTTAGCATTTGATAACGGTACGCCGTTTGCCGATGACGATACGCTACAGTGGATTGCAACAACGGCAACGATCCATCACCTAGATGAAGATACCGTACTTGCGCCTATCGCGATATCTGCGGAAAATGACTGGAATGAGATCGAAAAGCAAGCCCTTGATTTAGCAAGTAGCGAAGGGATCGAAAAAGCGTTTTTATGGCTGCAAGGTTTGCCCGCTATTCGTTTGCCTAAGCAGCGGTATCTGCTGCAATACACCCAGGCAAGAATTGCGGAGCAAAGTGGTAAAACCGATCTTGCTTTAAAGCTATTAATTGGTTTAGATGAACAACAAGATAGTATAAATTTACAGGCATGGGAGCCGGGCTTAATTTTTGATATTAAGCAGCAGTTACTGCGTTTACTCAAACAAAAAACACAGTTAAAAGAGACAAATAAAGCGCAACTTGCCGATGATATCGATCGCTTGCAGCATCAACTTATTCAGCTTGATCCTGCTCGTGCTTTAACATTAATTTGA
- a CDS encoding DUF3261 domain-containing protein translates to MKPYLYLFISFLAIFLSACSNKPTQATEAWLTKETKINLPSPHLEKPYHDKQLLTFNYNDQQKSLITLIDADTNAITVTGLSTLGIRLFNIEYSGNTIITEQNTVIKEIPSAEQILSDIMLSILPIESWRVNLPKSWQLVDNNLNRQLINDKGEIIIDIRYQQQPSSQKIRRPTNIKHNGFNYQIAIEGIE, encoded by the coding sequence ATGAAACCATATTTATATTTATTCATTAGTTTTTTAGCTATATTCCTCTCCGCTTGCTCAAACAAACCAACACAAGCAACAGAAGCATGGCTAACTAAAGAAACTAAGATAAATTTACCTAGCCCCCATTTAGAAAAACCCTATCATGATAAGCAACTTTTAACGTTTAACTATAATGATCAACAAAAATCATTAATTACCTTAATTGATGCTGATACTAATGCAATAACCGTCACGGGGTTATCGACACTTGGCATAAGACTATTTAATATTGAATATAGCGGTAACACCATTATTACAGAACAAAATACCGTTATAAAAGAGATCCCCTCTGCAGAGCAAATCCTTTCAGATATTATGTTAAGCATTTTACCCATAGAATCTTGGCGGGTTAATTTACCCAAAAGTTGGCAATTAGTGGATAATAATTTAAATCGACAATTGATTAATGATAAGGGAGAAATTATTATCGATATTCGCTATCAGCAGCAGCCATCATCACAAAAGATACGCAGACCAACCAATATTAAGCATAACGGCTTTAATTATCAAATTGCGATCGAAGGTATAGAGTAA
- a CDS encoding ImcF-related family protein — MKNKWKILGLVFIVLLCALLFAGILFIWGETLGYSSLGQKIAIWLQGMLLLLALLLTPIIITNSRKIWAKDKATKESLNPAEKKKLVKPIPFAEFITIKKSLLLRYGFFWRRRVTKCLVLGASSDTEKLMPNLTTEHWQVTDNTLMVYGGDCQDELNNGWLIALRKAFGRIVLLRRKPLDAIIWLLPSNYLTLNRSQQALLEKSIMQIKARNKLLGWQPPIYLVSTQDGTWSQAGRTEQGVGLLFDKLNITTLNNVEPLIEQLADKCCELGSQQVTKDNRYAFLLQLSQNLQLRDKNLIKQWLAKWFSLPKALAPRALLFSPLASNEVSADERFYLPEHNLASSPTWQTIALDTKSQPGRCEGIAWGTLCWLAVIAIMLITSVGILSSYYNNRALINHSSELVNQLEQSQNKASYADKLQAQYALQLQLEQLIYRQHDGVPFSYRFGLSHNNSLLEALWPHYLTANDINIAQPFFNWQTHYLNQLTSMSPADPNRVSLVNNGHQVLKSYLMLIRPDKTDPKYLGEFASKMWRAPDNISAGEWQKLMPELVMFWSKSLIDHPSWAKAGSDSLVKDVRQILINQIGVKNAENTIYQAILQRAGQNYSSMTLVKLLGDIDSRTLFNSVDEVPGVFTRKAWDDVVKSEIASAAKSRQEQIDWVLSDGSSSVTSSVSPDALRQRLTERYFSDYSAAWLLFLNNIQWRQADNVADVIEQLTLMSDVRQSPLLALMNAVKYQAEVAYSGGGISDNLIRSAQELIKDKNPASLNTKVEASGPLTPTFGPLLNLMNASNNSNDLSLQTYLLRVTQVRLKLQNITSSANPQAMAKQLAKSVFQGTSVDLTETRDYGNLIAANLGEEWSGLGYSLFKQPLEQAWQVILTPAARSFNDTWQNQIAYEWEKSFAGRYPFKDSESDASFAELARFLRPDAGIIDQFISTELGGILEKQGGKWIINPVNAQGLTFSPQFIDALELFNSLSAQLFRSGDAQVAFDLMARSGYNVARSELIINKQKLDYFNQMSVWQRFNWPGDGYSPYAQLSYSGDQSSLQLYQYSFGDWAWLRLLESASVKQIDSSRYELLWNVSGDHELKYILRTQSGDGPLALLKLRQFALPKKVFDVSKSDTGSSLGHKL, encoded by the coding sequence ATGAAGAATAAATGGAAAATTTTAGGACTAGTATTTATTGTCCTGCTTTGTGCTCTACTTTTTGCTGGCATTCTCTTTATTTGGGGCGAAACGTTAGGTTACAGTTCCTTAGGGCAAAAAATAGCAATTTGGCTACAAGGCATGTTGTTACTGCTCGCATTATTGCTTACCCCAATTATTATAACCAATAGCCGTAAAATTTGGGCTAAAGATAAAGCGACTAAAGAATCACTCAATCCTGCCGAGAAAAAGAAATTAGTTAAGCCGATACCTTTTGCCGAATTTATTACGATAAAAAAATCATTACTTTTACGCTATGGTTTCTTCTGGCGTCGCCGTGTAACGAAATGCTTAGTTTTAGGCGCTAGCTCAGACACTGAAAAATTGATGCCGAATTTAACGACTGAGCACTGGCAAGTGACTGACAATACCTTAATGGTATATGGCGGCGATTGCCAAGACGAGCTAAATAACGGTTGGCTTATCGCATTAAGAAAAGCCTTTGGCCGTATTGTCTTATTACGTCGTAAACCGCTTGATGCGATTATTTGGTTATTACCAAGCAATTACTTAACATTAAACCGTAGTCAGCAGGCATTACTTGAAAAAAGTATTATGCAAATTAAGGCGCGTAATAAACTGCTTGGTTGGCAGCCACCCATTTACTTAGTTAGCACTCAAGATGGTACTTGGTCACAAGCAGGGCGAACAGAGCAAGGTGTTGGGTTATTATTTGATAAATTAAATATAACAACCCTAAATAATGTTGAGCCTCTTATCGAGCAGTTAGCCGATAAATGCTGCGAACTTGGTAGCCAGCAGGTTACTAAAGATAACCGTTATGCCTTTTTACTGCAATTAAGTCAAAATTTACAACTACGTGATAAAAATTTAATCAAGCAGTGGTTAGCGAAGTGGTTCTCTTTGCCTAAAGCACTTGCGCCGCGTGCACTATTATTTAGTCCTTTGGCATCTAATGAGGTTAGTGCTGATGAGCGGTTTTATCTACCTGAACATAATTTAGCCAGTAGTCCGACGTGGCAAACCATCGCCCTTGATACTAAGTCGCAACCCGGTCGATGCGAGGGCATTGCTTGGGGAACGTTATGTTGGTTAGCCGTGATTGCCATTATGCTAATTACCAGCGTTGGTATATTAAGTTCTTATTATAATAACCGTGCGCTCATTAACCATAGCAGTGAGCTGGTTAATCAGTTAGAGCAAAGTCAAAATAAGGCTTCTTATGCCGACAAGCTACAAGCGCAATATGCACTGCAATTACAACTTGAACAATTGATTTATCGCCAGCATGATGGAGTGCCATTTAGCTATCGTTTTGGCCTTAGCCATAATAACTCATTACTTGAAGCGCTCTGGCCGCACTATTTAACGGCTAATGATATCAATATAGCTCAGCCGTTTTTTAACTGGCAAACTCATTATTTAAATCAGTTAACGAGTATGTCGCCGGCTGATCCTAATCGGGTAAGTTTAGTTAATAATGGTCATCAAGTTTTAAAATCTTATTTAATGTTAATTCGGCCTGATAAAACTGATCCTAAGTATTTAGGCGAATTTGCCAGTAAGATGTGGCGAGCACCTGATAATATCAGCGCTGGTGAATGGCAAAAATTGATGCCTGAACTTGTCATGTTTTGGAGTAAGAGTTTAATTGATCACCCTAGCTGGGCTAAAGCTGGCTCTGATTCGTTAGTAAAAGATGTTCGGCAAATTTTAATCAACCAAATTGGGGTTAAAAATGCTGAAAATACCATTTATCAAGCGATTTTACAGCGTGCTGGGCAAAACTATTCTAGTATGACTTTAGTTAAGCTATTAGGTGATATTGATAGTCGGACATTATTTAATTCGGTCGATGAAGTTCCAGGCGTATTTACCCGTAAAGCTTGGGATGATGTCGTTAAAAGCGAGATAGCAAGCGCCGCTAAATCAAGGCAAGAACAAATTGACTGGGTGCTTAGCGATGGTTCATCATCGGTAACGAGCTCGGTTTCACCTGATGCGTTACGTCAACGTTTAACTGAACGCTATTTTAGTGATTATAGCGCGGCTTGGTTACTGTTTTTAAATAATATTCAGTGGCGACAAGCCGATAATGTTGCTGATGTCATTGAGCAGTTAACGCTAATGTCAGATGTGCGTCAATCACCGTTACTTGCCCTAATGAACGCCGTTAAGTATCAAGCTGAGGTTGCGTATAGCGGCGGTGGGATCTCTGATAATTTAATCCGCTCGGCGCAAGAGCTAATTAAAGATAAGAACCCAGCAAGCTTAAACACTAAAGTTGAGGCTTCAGGGCCATTAACGCCAACATTTGGCCCTTTGCTGAATTTGATGAATGCTAGCAATAATAGCAACGATTTGAGCTTACAAACCTATTTACTGCGTGTTACGCAAGTAAGGTTAAAACTGCAAAATATTACGAGCAGTGCAAATCCTCAGGCAATGGCAAAACAGTTAGCAAAAAGTGTATTCCAAGGCACATCTGTTGATTTAACCGAAACCCGTGATTATGGTAATTTAATTGCCGCAAATCTTGGTGAGGAGTGGTCGGGACTTGGCTATAGCCTATTTAAACAGCCTCTTGAGCAAGCATGGCAAGTTATCTTAACGCCAGCTGCTAGAAGTTTTAATGATACTTGGCAAAACCAAATTGCTTATGAATGGGAAAAATCATTTGCAGGTCGTTATCCATTCAAAGATTCAGAGAGTGATGCTTCATTTGCCGAATTAGCCAGATTTTTACGTCCAGATGCTGGTATTATCGACCAGTTTATTAGCACTGAGCTTGGCGGTATACTTGAAAAACAAGGCGGTAAATGGATTATTAATCCTGTCAATGCGCAAGGGCTGACATTTTCACCACAGTTTATTGATGCATTAGAACTCTTTAACTCGCTTTCAGCTCAGCTTTTTAGAAGTGGTGATGCACAAGTAGCGTTTGATTTGATGGCGCGAAGTGGCTATAACGTTGCACGTAGTGAGTTAATTATTAATAAGCAAAAACTGGATTATTTTAACCAAATGTCAGTTTGGCAGCGCTTTAATTGGCCGGGCGATGGTTACTCACCTTATGCGCAATTAAGCTATAGTGGCGATCAATCAAGTTTACAGCTTTATCAATACTCTTTTGGCGATTGGGCTTGGCTGCGACTTTTAGAGTCAGCTTCTGTGAAGCAAATCGATTCAAGCCGATACGAATTATTATGGAATGTATCGGGTGATCATGAACTAAAATATATTTTACGTACTCAGTCGGGTGATGGGCCACTTGCGCTACTTAAATTACGCCAATTTGCATTACCTAAAAAGGTTTTCGATGTCAGTAAATCAGACACTGGAAGCAGTTTAGGTCATAAACTATAA
- the tssE gene encoding type VI secretion system baseplate subunit TssE codes for MGASLYDTLFGFFESGSIVSDADDKMQTIISVKDNIGRILNSRAGAIKHLPDYGLPDMSNIYQALPTSAYGLMRAMQTTLLKYEPRLASVDIELQENNDTMVLSYELTCHFKEGGLVKYGTYFMPDGKAQLDFSHKRQRL; via the coding sequence ATGGGCGCTTCATTGTATGATACGTTATTTGGTTTTTTTGAATCAGGTTCAATCGTTAGTGATGCTGATGATAAGATGCAAACGATTATTAGTGTTAAAGATAATATTGGTCGCATTTTAAATAGCAGGGCGGGCGCTATTAAGCATCTGCCTGACTATGGTTTACCTGATATGTCAAATATTTATCAAGCATTACCCACATCGGCTTATGGATTAATGCGCGCGATGCAAACGACGCTATTAAAATATGAACCTCGCCTAGCATCGGTTGATATTGAGCTACAAGAAAATAATGACACTATGGTACTAAGTTATGAACTCACTTGTCATTTTAAAGAAGGTGGCTTGGTTAAGTATGGTACCTATTTTATGCCTGACGGTAAGGCGCAGCTCGATTTTAGCCATAAAAGGCAGAGATTGTAA
- the tssJ gene encoding type VI secretion system lipoprotein TssJ gives MKKRIMIVAALLSVFALTGCGAAQSVSEGTAGVAKAIFVWDVRTLHLDYTARAELNTDDKGRSSPVVIRMYQLKDAKSFESATYPLLVSNDQETLGDSLLATKEIVLKPNTSLSVDTPFDKDADYVGIMALFKEPDLKQNNWRILLKRRDLNINRPREIIANKFALELVAED, from the coding sequence ATGAAAAAACGAATCATGATCGTCGCTGCACTACTTAGTGTATTTGCATTAACCGGTTGTGGCGCTGCTCAGTCAGTTTCTGAAGGAACCGCTGGCGTTGCAAAAGCTATTTTTGTATGGGATGTGCGTACTTTACATCTTGATTATACCGCGCGTGCCGAGCTTAATACCGATGATAAAGGTCGCTCATCACCTGTTGTTATCCGCATGTATCAGTTAAAAGATGCCAAGTCATTTGAATCAGCTACATATCCGTTATTAGTGAGTAATGATCAAGAGACATTAGGTGATTCTTTACTTGCCACAAAAGAGATTGTTTTAAAGCCAAATACTTCTTTATCTGTCGATACACCATTTGATAAAGATGCTGATTATGTCGGTATTATGGCGCTATTTAAAGAGCCCGATTTAAAACAAAATAACTGGCGCATTTTATTAAAACGTAGAGATTTAAATATTAATAGGCCTCGCGAAATTATTGCGAATAAATTTGCGCTTGAACTTGTTGCTGAGGATTAA